Proteins encoded within one genomic window of Alteribacter populi:
- the dprA gene encoding DNA-processing protein DprA, producing MEALRLRIFHLHHATNVDAILLSKMYQIDPTLKAPYFMSASDLAQTFLISLKRATKISTFLQQQSIEQLTEEYARREIQWITRLDADFPPLLQTIYDPPWILFYCGNIHLIANQNPLAVIGARKPSSEAEPLMKAIISPLIKKGLIIVSGLAEGVDGMAHKLAIHHQGDTVGILGSGFDHIYPRSHTSLAKYMMKKQLIISEYPPAIRPQKWHFPQRNRLISGLSKAVLIVEAREKSGSMNTANFALEQGREVFAIPGSPLKKEARGCLRLIQEGAKPIITADDILEEY from the coding sequence ATGGAAGCACTCCGGTTAAGAATTTTCCACCTTCATCATGCCACAAATGTTGATGCTATTCTCCTGAGTAAAATGTACCAGATTGATCCAACTTTAAAAGCGCCTTATTTTATGAGCGCATCTGATTTAGCCCAAACCTTCCTTATTTCCCTAAAAAGAGCTACTAAGATCTCAACCTTCCTTCAGCAACAATCAATCGAACAATTAACAGAAGAATATGCGCGCAGAGAAATTCAATGGATCACTCGTTTGGACGCTGACTTTCCTCCGCTTTTACAAACGATTTATGATCCTCCGTGGATCTTATTTTACTGTGGAAATATTCACTTAATAGCCAATCAAAATCCATTAGCCGTTATTGGTGCAAGAAAGCCTTCTAGTGAGGCGGAGCCATTGATGAAAGCGATTATATCTCCTTTAATAAAAAAAGGCTTGATCATCGTTTCAGGACTGGCAGAAGGTGTTGATGGGATGGCCCATAAGCTTGCGATCCACCATCAAGGGGATACAGTAGGTATTCTAGGGTCGGGATTTGACCATATCTATCCAAGGTCGCATACTTCCCTTGCCAAATATATGATGAAAAAACAGTTAATTATAAGTGAGTATCCTCCAGCAATACGACCGCAAAAGTGGCATTTTCCTCAACGTAATCGCTTGATCAGCGGCTTAAGCAAAGCTGTACTGATCGTAGAGGCGCGCGAAAAAAGCGGTTCTATGAATACAGCGAACTTTGCATTAGAACAAGGAAGGGAAGTATTCGCTATACCTGGATCACCGTTAAAAAAAGAAGCACGAGGCTGTTTACGCCTTATTCAAGAAGGAGCGAAACCCATTATCACAGCAGACGATATTTTAGAAGAATACTAA
- the topA gene encoding type I DNA topoisomerase: protein MSDYLVIVESPAKAKTIGKYLGKKYAVKASMGHVIDLPKSQMGVNVEENFTPKYITIRGKGPVLKELKTAAKKAKKVYLAADPDREGEAIAWHLAHSLNIEETSKCRVVFNEITKQAIKDSFKTPRTINTDLVDAQQARRVLDRLVGYNISPLLWKKVKKGLSAGRVQSVAVKMIIDREQEINAFQPEEYWSIEAKLNKSGETFDAKFYGVNGEKTDLKTKENVDGVLGQMSGDEFTVDRVTKKERKRNPVVPFTTSSLQQEAARKLNFRAKKTMMLAQQLYEGIDIGKEGTVGLITYMRTDSTRISETAQKETKEYIEQTYGKEYISSSQKKVKQNTKAQDAHEAIRPTSVMKDPKTVKSYLSRDQNRLYKLIWERLVASQMAPAIMDTMSVDLTNNGVVFRATGSKLKFPGFMKVYIEGNDEGKKEEDRLLPDLHEGQQVSIEDIDPNQHFTQPPPRYTEARLVKTMEELGIGRPSTYAPTLDTIQRRGYVALEDRRFVPTELGQIVLELILEFFPEILNVEFTAKMETDLDSIEDGKENWVKVIDHFYHDFEKRLKKAEEEMKEVEIRDEPAGENCEKCENEMVFKMGRYGKFMACSNFPDCRNTKPIVKEVGVNCPNCKEGNIVERKSKKKRIFYGCDRYPECEFISWDKPIARTCPKCEKMLVEKKSKKGIHVQCSSCDYKEEIN, encoded by the coding sequence ATGTCCGATTACTTAGTGATCGTCGAATCCCCAGCAAAAGCGAAAACGATCGGAAAATATTTAGGAAAGAAATATGCTGTGAAAGCCTCAATGGGTCATGTCATTGACTTACCAAAAAGTCAAATGGGTGTAAATGTAGAAGAAAACTTTACACCGAAATACATTACCATTCGCGGCAAGGGTCCGGTTTTAAAAGAATTAAAAACAGCAGCGAAAAAAGCAAAAAAAGTATACCTTGCTGCCGACCCCGACCGTGAAGGGGAAGCCATTGCCTGGCACCTCGCCCATAGCCTGAATATAGAGGAAACATCAAAATGCCGTGTCGTTTTTAATGAAATTACAAAACAAGCCATTAAAGATTCGTTTAAAACACCGCGAACAATTAATACAGATTTAGTGGATGCTCAACAAGCCAGACGTGTATTGGATCGACTTGTAGGATACAATATTAGTCCTTTATTATGGAAGAAAGTAAAAAAGGGGCTGAGTGCAGGGCGTGTTCAATCTGTTGCAGTGAAAATGATTATTGATCGTGAACAAGAGATCAACGCATTTCAACCGGAGGAATATTGGTCTATTGAAGCGAAGCTAAACAAAAGCGGAGAAACGTTTGATGCGAAGTTCTATGGAGTTAACGGGGAAAAGACGGATTTAAAAACAAAAGAAAATGTAGATGGCGTTCTCGGTCAAATGTCTGGAGATGAATTTACAGTCGACCGTGTAACGAAAAAAGAACGTAAACGAAACCCGGTCGTACCTTTTACGACATCCTCATTACAGCAGGAAGCTGCTCGGAAACTTAATTTTCGGGCGAAAAAGACAATGATGCTCGCCCAACAGTTGTATGAAGGTATTGATATAGGAAAAGAAGGTACAGTCGGTCTTATCACTTATATGCGTACGGATTCGACTCGTATTTCAGAAACCGCACAAAAAGAAACGAAAGAATATATAGAGCAAACCTATGGAAAAGAATACATTTCTTCGTCACAAAAAAAAGTGAAGCAAAATACGAAAGCACAAGATGCTCACGAAGCGATACGTCCTACATCTGTTATGAAAGATCCAAAGACAGTGAAGTCATATCTTTCGAGGGACCAGAACCGTTTGTACAAATTGATTTGGGAACGCCTCGTAGCAAGTCAGATGGCTCCTGCAATCATGGATACAATGTCCGTTGATTTAACAAATAACGGAGTTGTGTTTAGAGCAACGGGTTCTAAGTTGAAATTTCCTGGATTTATGAAAGTGTATATAGAAGGAAATGACGAAGGTAAAAAAGAAGAAGACCGTTTGTTACCTGATTTACATGAAGGACAGCAAGTGAGTATTGAAGACATTGACCCTAACCAACATTTCACCCAGCCCCCGCCACGGTACACCGAAGCGAGGCTTGTAAAAACGATGGAGGAATTAGGGATTGGCAGACCTTCTACGTATGCACCAACGTTGGATACAATTCAAAGAAGGGGCTATGTAGCACTCGAAGATCGCCGGTTTGTCCCTACTGAATTAGGTCAAATTGTTCTCGAATTAATCTTGGAATTCTTCCCGGAAATCTTAAATGTAGAATTTACAGCAAAAATGGAAACGGATCTCGACTCCATTGAAGACGGGAAAGAAAACTGGGTTAAAGTCATTGATCATTTTTATCATGACTTTGAAAAACGCTTGAAAAAAGCGGAAGAAGAAATGAAGGAAGTTGAAATACGTGATGAACCTGCAGGGGAAAACTGCGAAAAATGTGAAAACGAAATGGTCTTTAAAATGGGCCGTTACGGAAAATTTATGGCGTGCTCCAATTTTCCGGATTGCCGTAATACAAAACCGATAGTTAAGGAAGTCGGTGTGAACTGTCCAAATTGTAAAGAAGGCAATATCGTTGAACGAAAAAGTAAGAAGAAGCGGATTTTTTACGGTTGTGATCGCTATCCGGAATGTGAATTCATCTCTTGGGATAAACCGATTGCAAGAACGTGTCCGAAATGTGAAAAAATGCTTGTAGAAAAGAAAAGTAAAAAAGGAATCCACGTTCAGTGTTCTTCCTGTGATTATAAGGAAGAAATTAATTAA
- a CDS encoding ribonuclease HII, with protein MKKLTINQIKKRLTEKPEDTFFLKELESDTRRGVQQLLRSQQKQREYDQELKQQFTNMNTYENSLKKEGYLRIAGIDEVGRGPLAGPVVAASVVLPDDFYLLGLTDSKKLSKQKRENYAAYIHENALAVGIGIATASEIDQHNIYEATKIAMSRALDNINYPCEYLLLDAMKLPVDLPQTSLIQGDSKSISIAAASVVAKVTRDEMMEDLAEVYPAYRFDNHMGYGTKDHLEALNKHGATKEHRKSFAPVKAIL; from the coding sequence ATGAAGAAATTAACGATAAACCAAATTAAAAAGCGCCTCACAGAAAAACCGGAAGACACTTTTTTTCTGAAAGAGCTTGAGAGCGATACACGCCGAGGAGTTCAACAACTGTTACGTTCTCAGCAAAAACAACGAGAGTATGATCAAGAACTCAAACAGCAATTTACTAATATGAATACATATGAAAACAGCTTAAAAAAAGAAGGGTATTTACGTATTGCTGGTATTGATGAAGTAGGGCGCGGTCCATTGGCAGGTCCTGTAGTCGCAGCTAGTGTCGTTTTGCCGGATGATTTTTATTTGTTAGGGCTAACAGACTCAAAAAAGCTTTCAAAGCAAAAGCGGGAAAACTATGCTGCATATATCCATGAAAACGCATTGGCTGTAGGTATTGGTATCGCGACTGCTTCAGAGATTGATCAGCACAATATTTATGAAGCGACAAAAATTGCGATGTCCAGGGCGCTTGACAATATAAATTACCCTTGTGAGTATTTACTCTTAGACGCGATGAAGTTACCGGTAGATTTACCTCAAACTTCTCTCATTCAAGGGGATTCAAAAAGTATCAGTATTGCTGCGGCATCAGTTGTAGCGAAAGTAACGCGAGATGAAATGATGGAAGACTTAGCGGAAGTGTACCCTGCCTATCGTTTTGATAACCATATGGGTTACGGTACAAAAGATCACCTGGAAGCTCTTAACAAACACGGAGCTACAAAGGAGCATCGGAAATCATTTGCCCCAGTAAAAGCTATCCTTTAG
- a CDS encoding EscU/YscU/HrcU family type III secretion system export apparatus switch protein: protein MKKYSKEVTVKDSRAVALNYDRSNNKSPIVKAKGRGYVAKKIIERAVEQQLPIQRDPSLVAVLSELEMNEKIPEDLYQAVAEIFAFVYRLDKSK from the coding sequence ATGAAAAAATACAGCAAAGAGGTAACTGTAAAAGATTCACGGGCGGTCGCATTAAATTATGATCGTTCTAATAATAAAAGCCCGATCGTTAAAGCAAAAGGGAGAGGTTACGTAGCAAAAAAAATTATTGAGCGTGCGGTTGAACAGCAATTGCCGATCCAGAGGGATCCTTCACTTGTAGCGGTTTTAAGTGAACTAGAAATGAACGAAAAAATACCGGAAGATCTTTATCAGGCAGTCGCTGAAATTTTCGCGTTTGTTTATCGGCTCGATAAAAGCAAATAA
- the sucC gene encoding ADP-forming succinate--CoA ligase subunit beta, with translation MNIHEYQGKELLRNYGVAVPNGKVAYSVDEAVEAAQSLSTDVTVVKAQIHAGGRGKAGGVKVAKNLDEVRTYADEILGKTLVTHQTGPEGKEVKRLLIEEGCDIKSEYYIGLVVDRDTSRIVMMASEEGGTEIEEVAAETPEKIFKEVIDPVVGLMPYQARRLAFNINIPKELVRDAVKFMMGLYKVFEEKDCSIAEINPLVTTGDGKVMALDAKLNFDSNALYRQKDILEFRDLDEEDPKEIEASKYDLSYISLDGNIGCMVNGAGLAMSTMDIIKHYSGDPANFLDVGGGATKEKVTEAFKIILSDKSVKGIYVNIFGGIMKCDVIAEGVVAATKQVGLEIPLVVRLEGTNVELGKQILEDSGLNITAAGSMADGAEKIVSLVKE, from the coding sequence ATGAATATCCATGAGTATCAAGGTAAGGAATTATTAAGAAACTACGGTGTCGCAGTTCCTAACGGAAAAGTTGCTTATTCAGTAGATGAAGCTGTAGAAGCAGCCCAGTCGTTAAGCACAGATGTAACCGTTGTCAAAGCGCAAATCCACGCAGGTGGCCGAGGAAAGGCCGGTGGAGTTAAAGTAGCGAAAAATCTAGATGAAGTTCGTACATATGCCGATGAAATTCTCGGTAAAACATTAGTCACACACCAAACAGGACCAGAAGGTAAGGAAGTTAAGCGCTTACTCATCGAAGAAGGCTGTGACATTAAAAGTGAGTATTACATCGGTCTAGTCGTCGATCGTGATACGTCACGTATTGTTATGATGGCATCCGAAGAAGGCGGAACTGAAATTGAAGAAGTCGCCGCGGAAACACCTGAAAAAATCTTTAAAGAAGTGATTGATCCTGTCGTAGGATTAATGCCTTATCAAGCGCGTCGTTTGGCGTTTAATATTAATATCCCGAAAGAATTAGTTCGTGATGCAGTAAAGTTCATGATGGGACTATATAAAGTTTTTGAAGAAAAGGACTGCTCAATTGCTGAAATTAACCCGCTAGTAACTACCGGAGACGGAAAAGTGATGGCATTAGATGCGAAGCTTAATTTCGATTCCAATGCACTTTACCGTCAAAAGGATATTTTAGAATTCCGTGATCTAGATGAAGAAGACCCAAAAGAAATCGAAGCTTCAAAATATGACTTAAGCTATATCTCGTTAGATGGAAACATCGGCTGCATGGTTAATGGTGCTGGACTTGCGATGTCAACGATGGACATTATTAAGCATTACAGTGGCGATCCTGCGAACTTCCTTGATGTTGGCGGCGGTGCGACGAAGGAAAAAGTAACGGAAGCATTCAAAATTATTCTTTCCGATAAAAGTGTAAAAGGAATTTATGTCAACATTTTCGGTGGCATTATGAAGTGTGACGTTATTGCTGAAGGTGTTGTTGCAGCAACGAAGCAAGTAGGATTGGAAATTCCACTCGTCGTTCGTTTAGAGGGAACAAATGTAGAATTAGGAAAGCAAATTCTTGAGGATTCCGGGTTGAACATTACAGCAGCTGGTTCTATGGCTGATGGTGCAGAAAAAATCGTTTCTCTTGTTAAAGAGTAA
- a CDS encoding IS110 family transposase, which translates to MNRSRNERINQVNENTLVIGIDIAKKNHYACAVDLRGRELTKVWRIHQSKDGFIHFEQAVRQLMETHNKSNVLIGFEATGHYWMNLAAMLEAFEFPFVIVNPMHVKQSKEMDDNSQTKNDAKDARVIAKLLPNGYFSIPRKMTTAEHHMRHGSAIRERLRKDISSVKNRIQRWKDLYFPEFNQVFSELGQQALAVLKLTPLPQDVPHLSVEEMVRQQKKAGAKYAGKPKMVTLIEVARHSIGVTRSQEMSRLEIRSLVQQLELLESQLEEVTSQMVEQAQSLEEFQYLVSIPGISENTVSELLAETGSMRNYRHPRQLIKLAGLTLRENSSGQHKGTKKISKRGRKRLRALLYKAILPLIQNNASFRQLYMHYHSREQNPLTKKEAMVVLCRKLLQVFHGLSKKQAMFDPERMLIDSSNYPQNKAA; encoded by the coding sequence ATGAATCGTAGTAGAAATGAACGAATTAATCAAGTCAACGAAAACACTCTAGTTATTGGAATCGATATTGCAAAAAAGAATCACTATGCCTGTGCCGTCGATTTGCGCGGACGCGAATTAACGAAAGTATGGCGCATCCACCAGTCAAAAGATGGTTTCATCCATTTTGAGCAGGCTGTTAGACAACTGATGGAGACACACAACAAATCAAATGTGCTCATCGGTTTTGAAGCAACCGGCCACTACTGGATGAACCTTGCGGCTATGCTGGAGGCTTTCGAATTCCCTTTTGTCATCGTCAATCCAATGCATGTAAAACAATCCAAGGAAATGGACGATAATTCTCAAACGAAGAACGACGCTAAAGATGCACGCGTTATAGCGAAACTTCTTCCTAACGGCTATTTTAGTATACCGCGGAAGATGACAACCGCTGAACATCACATGAGGCATGGATCCGCAATCCGGGAACGATTACGAAAAGATATCTCTTCCGTAAAAAACAGGATACAGCGATGGAAGGATCTTTACTTTCCGGAATTCAATCAAGTCTTCAGTGAATTGGGCCAACAAGCTCTTGCCGTTTTAAAGCTGACACCTCTTCCCCAGGATGTTCCACATTTGTCTGTCGAAGAGATGGTCAGGCAACAGAAGAAAGCTGGCGCCAAGTATGCTGGGAAACCCAAAATGGTGACCCTGATTGAAGTGGCTCGTCACTCTATTGGCGTAACACGCAGTCAGGAAATGTCACGGCTGGAGATTCGCAGCCTTGTTCAACAGCTGGAACTATTGGAATCACAACTTGAAGAGGTGACTTCCCAGATGGTTGAGCAGGCCCAGTCATTAGAAGAGTTTCAGTACCTCGTCTCCATTCCGGGAATCAGCGAGAACACTGTAAGCGAGTTATTGGCTGAAACAGGCTCTATGCGCAATTACAGGCATCCACGCCAACTCATTAAGCTAGCGGGACTTACGTTGCGTGAGAACAGTTCAGGTCAGCATAAAGGCACAAAGAAGATCTCTAAACGCGGAAGAAAACGACTACGAGCCTTACTTTATAAAGCGATCCTTCCGCTCATTCAGAACAATGCAAGCTTTCGTCAACTGTACATGCATTATCACTCACGGGAACAAAATCCACTGACCAAGAAAGAAGCAATGGTTGTGCTATGCAGAAAGCTGCTTCAGGTGTTCCATGGACTTAGCAAGAAACAGGCAATGTTTGACCCTGAGAGAATGTTGATAGACTCTTCCAACTATCCTCAGAACAAGGCAGCGTAA
- the sucD gene encoding succinate--CoA ligase subunit alpha: MSILINKDTKVIVQGITGATGLFHTKQAIEYGTNVVGGVTPGKGGTEVEGIPVFDTVSDAVEKTGANASVVYVPPAFAADAILEATDAEIDLVITITEGIPVTDMIKVKRYMEGKHTRLIGPNCPGVITPEECKIGIMPGYIHKKGHVGVVSRSGTLTYEAVHQLSTEGIGQSTAVGIGGDPVNGTDFIDVLKHFNEDEDTHAVIMIGEIGGTAEEEAAEWIKENMNKPVVGFIGGQTAPPGKRMGHAGAIISGGKGTASEKIKTLESCGVKVAQTPAVMGETLISSLKENDIYEQCVTHKV, encoded by the coding sequence ATGAGTATCCTGATTAATAAAGACACAAAAGTAATTGTACAAGGTATTACTGGAGCGACTGGCTTATTCCATACGAAACAAGCCATTGAATATGGAACGAACGTTGTTGGCGGGGTAACACCAGGTAAAGGCGGTACTGAAGTAGAAGGTATTCCAGTTTTTGATACGGTTTCTGACGCAGTAGAAAAAACGGGTGCTAATGCTTCTGTCGTCTATGTTCCACCTGCATTCGCCGCAGATGCGATTTTGGAAGCAACTGATGCAGAAATCGATCTCGTTATTACGATTACAGAAGGTATTCCTGTAACGGATATGATCAAAGTAAAGCGTTATATGGAAGGGAAACATACACGTTTAATCGGACCAAACTGTCCTGGTGTCATCACGCCTGAAGAATGTAAAATTGGAATCATGCCTGGTTACATTCACAAAAAAGGACATGTGGGTGTTGTGTCCCGCTCTGGTACATTAACTTATGAAGCGGTTCACCAGCTTTCAACTGAGGGCATTGGTCAGTCCACTGCTGTAGGTATTGGCGGTGACCCAGTAAACGGTACGGACTTTATCGATGTATTGAAACACTTCAATGAAGATGAAGATACACATGCTGTTATTATGATCGGTGAAATCGGCGGTACAGCAGAAGAAGAAGCAGCAGAGTGGATCAAAGAAAACATGAACAAACCTGTTGTAGGCTTTATTGGCGGTCAAACAGCACCTCCAGGGAAACGTATGGGACACGCAGGTGCAATTATTTCCGGTGGTAAAGGTACGGCATCGGAAAAAATTAAAACTCTTGAAAGCTGTGGTGTGAAAGTTGCTCAAACGCCTGCAGTTATGGGAGAAACTTTAATTTCATCATTAAAAGAAAACGATATTTATGAGCAATGTGTAACGCATAAAGTTTAA
- a CDS encoding small, acid-soluble spore protein, alpha/beta type, which produces MVEKNQQFRNGLLVDGVEEYMNSYREEIAQEFGVYRAAGESDQITQNATRKVIDQMKKKDR; this is translated from the coding sequence ATGGTGGAAAAAAACCAGCAGTTTCGAAACGGTTTACTTGTAGATGGTGTGGAAGAATACATGAACTCTTATCGTGAAGAAATTGCACAAGAGTTCGGGGTTTACAGAGCAGCGGGCGAATCTGATCAGATTACGCAAAATGCTACCCGCAAAGTCATCGACCAAATGAAGAAGAAAGACCGCTAA